A region from the Halomonas piscis genome encodes:
- a CDS encoding recombinase family protein, producing MNTWTLGGMPMEHAVFIRAYLRASTDDQNASRARDTLSAFVEEKGVKVAAWYTENASGTKVDRTELSRLIDDAQYGDVLLVEQVDRLTRLSKPDWDRLKGAIQSAGLRVVSLDLPTSHAALNLGTGDDFTGRMLDAVNSMLMDMLAAVAHKDWEDRRKRQRQGIEQAKREGRYKGRPPNEEVHAQILELRRHGLSIRKTASIVGCGVSTVQRAEKRAHEA from the coding sequence ATGAACACATGGACGCTCGGAGGGATGCCAATGGAACACGCTGTCTTTATACGCGCTTATCTTCGAGCTTCCACCGATGACCAGAATGCGAGTCGCGCCCGTGACACCCTCAGCGCCTTCGTGGAAGAAAAAGGGGTCAAGGTAGCTGCTTGGTACACGGAGAATGCCAGCGGTACCAAGGTAGACCGCACCGAGCTCTCGCGGCTCATTGATGATGCCCAGTACGGAGATGTGCTGCTCGTGGAGCAGGTCGACCGCTTGACCCGCCTCAGCAAGCCCGATTGGGATCGCCTCAAGGGGGCTATCCAGAGTGCTGGCCTGCGCGTTGTCTCGCTGGACCTACCGACAAGCCACGCCGCCTTGAACTTGGGGACTGGCGATGACTTCACGGGGCGGATGCTCGATGCGGTGAACTCAATGCTGATGGATATGTTAGCTGCTGTAGCCCACAAGGACTGGGAAGACCGTCGGAAACGCCAGCGGCAGGGGATCGAGCAGGCGAAGCGCGAGGGGCGCTACAAGGGCCGCCCCCCCAATGAAGAAGTGCATGCTCAAATACTGGAGCTCCGCCGTCATGGACTCAGCATACGAAAGACCGCTTCCATAGTTGGTTGCGGAGTGAGCACGGTTCAGCGGGCGGAGAAGCGCGCGCACGAAGCCTGA